The proteins below come from a single Miscanthus floridulus cultivar M001 chromosome 1, ASM1932011v1, whole genome shotgun sequence genomic window:
- the LOC136477752 gene encoding zinc finger A20 and AN1 domain-containing stress-associated protein 7-like has protein sequence MAQKRKRIDVVEDCGAAMCANGCGFFGNVATGGMCSKCYREHAAGTTATASTTAEKKTHQAVFDTPPPERTEAPAEKKAKIGCAAAAAAVASSTSSPDGGADAAAAWAPSTEPQPVGPPKPAANRCSACRKKVGLLGFRCCCGETFCGAHRYAEKHACGFDYKSAGRERIAKNNPVVVADKIAKI, from the coding sequence ATGGCGCAGAAGCGGAAGAGGATCGACGTCGTCGAGGACTGCGGCGCCGCCATGTGCGCCAACGGGTGCGGGTTCTTCGGCAACGTCGCGACCGGCGGCATGTGCTCCAAGTGCTACCGCGAGCACGCGGCCGGCACCACGGCGACGGCGTCCACCACCGCTGAGAAGAAGACGCATCAGGCTGTTTTCGACACGCCGCCGCCAGAGCGGACGGAGGCGCCGGCAGAGAAGAAGGCCAAGATcgggtgcgccgccgccgccgccgccgtcgcgtcGTCGACGTCGTCCCCTGACGGAGGCGCCGATGCAGCCGCGGCCTGGGCACCGTCCACGGAGCCGCAGCCGGTGGGTCCCCCGAAGCCGGCGGCGAACCGGTGCTCGGCGTGCCGCAAGAAGGTGGGCCTGCTGGGGTTCCGGTGCTGCTGCGGGGAAACCTTCTGCGGCGCGCACCGCTACGCGGAGAAGCACGCCTGCGGCTTCGACTACAAAAGCGCCGGCCGCGAGCGGATCGCCAAGAACAACCCGGTCGTGGTCGCCGACAAGATCGCCAAGATTTGA